Proteins encoded together in one Campylobacter concisus window:
- a CDS encoding transcriptional regulator, with the protein MAKMTKRDMAYHLDVDVATLYNWRKHKPNLYRIVMLGFKFDELIEQSKKTCNELCEYENLINQDIEKFSK; encoded by the coding sequence GTGGCTAAGATGACAAAACGTGATATGGCTTATCATTTGGACGTTGATGTCGCAACGCTTTACAACTGGCGAAAACACAAGCCTAACCTTTATCGTATCGTGATGCTTGGATTTAAATTTGATGAGCTTATCGAGCAGAGCAAAAAGACTTGCAACGAGCTTTGTGAATATGAAAATTTAATCAATCAAGACATAGAAAAATTTAGTAAGTGA
- a CDS encoding outer membrane beta-barrel protein, giving the protein MKNVVLKVALGLSLASAAALAQGAFVGVEGDYSFGSKLTVKGDDGSKIKFKKAQPGLGLKAGYDFDVARVYGAYIYDFKVKKTANDEDKSVAEWKTHKFIVGADYTPSVAKDLKLVLGGYTGFSKLKLRGGDAENPMESASTNGWILGAKVGAEYSINENNAVEFGLKADRTDYGKISKFDFVDTKETNVGLYMGYTYKF; this is encoded by the coding sequence ATGAAAAATGTAGTTTTAAAAGTTGCTTTAGGTTTAAGCCTAGCTAGTGCCGCTGCTTTAGCGCAAGGAGCGTTTGTGGGAGTTGAAGGAGACTACTCTTTTGGATCAAAGCTTACTGTAAAAGGCGATGACGGCTCAAAGATCAAATTTAAAAAAGCACAACCAGGTCTTGGTCTAAAAGCTGGTTATGACTTTGACGTAGCTAGAGTTTATGGAGCTTACATATATGATTTTAAAGTTAAGAAAACAGCAAATGACGAAGATAAAAGCGTAGCTGAGTGGAAAACTCATAAATTTATAGTTGGAGCTGACTATACTCCAAGTGTGGCAAAAGATCTTAAACTAGTTCTTGGTGGCTACACTGGTTTTTCAAAACTTAAGCTAAGGGGTGGCGATGCTGAAAATCCGATGGAAAGTGCTAGCACAAACGGCTGGATACTTGGTGCAAAAGTTGGTGCCGAATACTCTATCAACGAAAACAATGCGGTTGAGTTTGGTCTAAAAGCTGATAGAACTGACTACGGCAAGATTAGTAAATTTGATTTTGTTGACACAAAAGAGACAAATGTCGGTCTTTATATGGGATATACATATAAATTTTAA
- a CDS encoding GNAT family N-acetyltransferase: MKFQIRKATEGDIDVICELVRELASYENMSDQVTFTNEIFADSIFNKNHAKALICESEGRVIGYAIYFYTFSTFLGLGGMYLEDIYVKKEFRNQGIGKAFFKFLAQICKDENLKRLEWCCLNWNEPSIKFYESMGAKNQSLEWRTYRLDGENLEKLVNL, encoded by the coding sequence ATGAAATTTCAAATAAGAAAAGCGACTGAGGGCGATATAGACGTGATCTGTGAGCTTGTAAGAGAGCTTGCGAGCTATGAAAATATGAGCGATCAAGTCACTTTTACAAATGAAATTTTCGCAGACTCTATCTTTAATAAAAATCACGCAAAAGCCCTTATCTGCGAGAGTGAGGGCAGGGTGATAGGATATGCTATCTATTTTTACACGTTTTCTACATTTTTAGGGCTTGGCGGAATGTATCTTGAGGACATCTACGTCAAAAAAGAGTTTAGAAATCAAGGTATCGGCAAGGCATTTTTTAAATTTCTAGCTCAAATTTGCAAGGATGAAAATTTAAAAAGGCTTGAGTGGTGCTGCCTAAACTGGAATGAGCCAAGCATCAAATTTTATGAAAGTATGGGTGCTAAAAATCAATCTCTTGAGTGGAGAACCTACCGCTTAGACGGCGAAAATTTAGAAAAGCTGGTAAATTTATAG